Proteins encoded together in one Sceloporus undulatus isolate JIND9_A2432 ecotype Alabama chromosome 4, SceUnd_v1.1, whole genome shotgun sequence window:
- the LOC121928959 gene encoding plexin-A2-like, whose product MEQRKFWPRIWDSDGWPVALVLLLLVFFSQNATSTPIYNTFHSENRDWTFNHLTVHQATGAVYVGAINRVYKLSGNLTILVAHKTGPEEDNKSCYPPLIVQPCTEILTLTNNVNKLLIIDYSENRLLACGSLYQGVCKLLRLDDLFILVEPSHKKEHYLSSVNKTGTMYGVIVRSEGEDGKLFIGTAVDGKQDYFPTLSSRKLPRDPESSAMLDYELHSDFVSSLIKIPSDTLALVSHFDIFYIYGFASGNFVYFLTVQPETPEGVSINAASDLFYTSRIVRLCKDDPKFHSYVSLPFGCVKGDVEYRLLQAAYLSKPGEVLARSLNITVQDDVLFAIFSKGQKQYHQPPDDSALCMFPIRAINAQIKDRLQSCYQGEGNLELNWLLGKDVQCTKAVRIFTTY is encoded by the coding sequence ATGGAACAGAGAAAGTTCTGGCCTCGGATATGGGACTCCGATGGCTGGCCAGTGGCCTTGGTGCTTcttcttttggttttcttttcacaGAATGCTACCAGCACTCCCATTTATAATACCTTCCACTCTGAGAACCGCGACTGGACTTTCAACCACTTGACTGTCCATCAGGCCACTGGAGCAGTCTATGTGGGAGCCATCAATCGGGTTTATAAACTGTCTGGAAACTTGACCATATTAGTAGCTCACAAGACAGGACCTGAGGAAGACAACAAGTCTTGTTATCCACCGCTCATTGTTCAACCCTGTACTGAGATCTTGACTCTAACTAACAACGTCAACAAGCTGCTGATTATTGATTACTCCGAAAATAGGCTGTTGGCATGTGGCAGCCTTTACCAAGGAGTCTGCAAGCTGCTGAGATTGGATGACCTCTTCATCCTAGTGGAACCTTCACATAAGAAGGAGCATTATCTTTCCAGTGTTAACAAGACTGGCACTATGTATGGAGTTATAGTTCGATCTGAGGGGGAAGATGGAAAGCTTTTCATAGGTACTGCAGTGGATGGCAAGCAGGATTACTTCCCCACTCTCTCCAGCAGGAAACTGCCACGTGATCCAGAGTCATCAGCCATGTTGGATTATGAACTCCACAGCGACTTTGTTTCATCCCTCATCAAAATCCCTTCAGACACACTGGCCTTGGTCTCTCACTTTGATATCTTTTATATCTATGGATTTGCCAGTGGCAATTTTGTGTACTTTCTGACTGTTCAGCCAGAGACACCTGAGGGAGTATCTATCAATGCAGCCAGTGACCTATTCTACACATCCCGAATTGTGCGTCTGTGCAAGGATGACCCCAAGTTTCACTCCTATGTTTCTCTGCCTTTTGGATGTGTCAAAGGTGATGTGGAATATCGACTCCTCCAGGCAGCCTATCTTTCCAAACCAGGAGAGGTATTGGCTCGATCCCTCAATATTACAGTCCAGGATGATGtcctttttgccattttctccaagGGGCAAAAGCAGTATCATCAGCCACCTGATGACTCAGCTCTGTGCATGTTTCCCATCCGTGCTATCAATGCCCAAATTAAGGATCGCCTACAATCTTGCTACCAGGGTGAGGGCAACCTGGAACTCAACTGGCTGCTAGGGAAAGATGTTCAATGTACCAAGGCGGTAAGAATATTCACCACATATTAA